The Oceanisphaera avium genome includes a region encoding these proteins:
- the fliE gene encoding flagellar hook-basal body complex protein FliE, giving the protein MDIQAASLLSEMQAMQSELRPLVPANNVAPQQDFAALLSQAVGNVNGLQHSTDDLRTRFETGDESVSLESVMIAAQKSSIAFDATVQVRNKVVEAYKTIMNMPV; this is encoded by the coding sequence ATGGATATTCAAGCTGCATCTTTATTGTCAGAAATGCAGGCCATGCAAAGTGAGCTGCGCCCATTGGTGCCAGCGAATAATGTGGCGCCCCAGCAAGATTTTGCCGCCTTACTCAGCCAAGCAGTAGGCAATGTTAACGGTTTACAGCACAGCACCGATGATTTGCGTACCCGTTTTGAAACTGGTGATGAGTCAGTTAGCCTTGAAAGTGTCATGATAGCGGCACAAAAATCCAGTATTGCCTTTGATGCCACAGTACAGGTGCGCAACAAAGTAGTGGAAGCTTATAAAACTATTATGAATATGCCGGTATAA
- a CDS encoding SDR family NAD(P)-dependent oxidoreductase has translation MLTNKTILITGGTGSFGNTFVPMTLAKFNPKKVIIFSRDEMKQWEMAKKFQGDDRIRFFIGDVRDKDRLYRALDGVDYVVHAAATKIVPTAEYNPFECIKTNINGAMNLIDACIDKGVKGVVALSTDKASSPINLYGATKLASDKMFVAANSYSGEHGSKFSVVLCSALWQCNGFTWLGDSIFYVNERFRYLTHYRRAHDSLYDLTRARCGVGMTCL, from the coding sequence ATGCTCACCAACAAAACCATTCTCATTACCGGAGGTACTGGTTCGTTCGGTAACACCTTTGTGCCCATGACTTTGGCAAAATTTAATCCTAAAAAAGTGATCATTTTTTCACGGGATGAAATGAAGCAATGGGAGATGGCCAAAAAATTTCAGGGTGACGATCGCATCCGCTTTTTTATTGGTGATGTACGCGATAAAGACCGACTCTACCGAGCGCTAGATGGCGTGGATTATGTGGTACACGCTGCGGCAACCAAAATAGTACCTACTGCTGAATACAATCCGTTTGAATGCATCAAAACCAACATTAACGGTGCCATGAACTTGATTGATGCCTGCATAGATAAAGGCGTTAAAGGTGTGGTGGCGCTGTCTACCGACAAAGCTAGCAGCCCAATCAACCTCTACGGTGCCACCAAGCTAGCATCAGACAAAATGTTTGTGGCCGCTAACTCCTACTCAGGCGAGCACGGATCTAAGTTCTCTGTAGTTCTCTGTAGTGCGCTATGGCAATGTAATGGGTTCACGTGGCTCGGTGATTCCATTTTTTATGTCAATGAAAGATTCAGGTACCTTACCCATTACCGACGCGCGCATGACTCGCTTTATGATCTCACTCGAGCAAGGTGTGGAGTTGGTATGACATGCCTTTAA
- a CDS encoding flagellin encodes MAITVNTNVTGMTAQRNLTQSSNALATSMERLATGSRINSAKDDAAGLQISNRLNSQVRGLGVAMKNANDGISIAQTAEGAMNESTNVLQRMRDLALQSANGTNSAEDRKAIQKEVSALQSELTRIAETTSFGGQKLIDGSFGSRTLQVGANANETIDLQLKSVAADKIGSNRFTLAGSAGAGLGEAALGTDNGVTTSAFTLKGMGDNKALTIAANATAKDIASAINGVSADTGITAEARTAAKLDSLAAAGKVSFDLNGSSISANINSVDDLSALADAINSKSTDSGIKATVDGGALTLVSASGEDIKISAFESAGTGTMNLTGIDIDGNEGTAAELDAASAKAGIVAGSVRMNSNDGFSFDAAGATGNATIGVKEDGDYSTLNSTATIDLSTQAGAQNAIGILDGAIGMIDAQRSDLGAMQNRLNSTINNLANTRENAAEGMSRIKDVDFADETVNLTKQQILQQAGTSILAQAKQIPQAALSLLG; translated from the coding sequence ATGGCGATTACAGTAAACACAAACGTTACCGGTATGACCGCACAACGTAACTTAACCCAGTCTTCTAATGCCCTGGCCACCTCCATGGAGCGTTTAGCCACGGGTAGCCGCATTAACTCGGCAAAAGATGACGCGGCTGGCCTGCAAATTTCTAACCGCTTGAACTCTCAGGTACGTGGTTTAGGCGTAGCAATGAAGAACGCCAACGATGGTATCTCTATTGCACAAACCGCAGAAGGCGCGATGAACGAGTCTACCAACGTATTACAACGTATGCGTGATCTTGCCCTGCAATCTGCGAACGGGACTAACTCCGCAGAAGACCGCAAAGCGATTCAAAAAGAAGTAAGTGCCCTGCAGTCTGAGTTAACGCGAATTGCCGAAACCACTTCGTTTGGTGGTCAAAAACTAATTGATGGTTCTTTCGGTAGCCGTACTCTGCAAGTGGGTGCCAATGCCAATGAAACTATCGATCTGCAGTTGAAAAGCGTTGCGGCCGATAAAATTGGTTCTAACCGCTTTACTTTAGCAGGTTCAGCTGGTGCTGGGTTAGGTGAGGCAGCTTTAGGTACCGATAATGGCGTAACCACCAGTGCATTCACTTTAAAAGGAATGGGTGATAACAAAGCACTTACTATTGCAGCGAACGCTACAGCAAAAGATATTGCAAGCGCTATCAATGGTGTATCGGCAGATACTGGAATTACTGCCGAGGCGAGAACAGCGGCTAAACTTGATAGCTTAGCGGCCGCAGGGAAAGTTAGTTTTGATTTAAACGGCTCTTCTATTTCTGCCAATATTAACAGTGTTGATGACCTCTCAGCGTTAGCTGATGCAATTAACTCTAAGTCTACCGACAGCGGTATTAAGGCAACTGTGGACGGGGGAGCGCTTACTTTAGTGAGTGCCTCTGGCGAAGATATCAAAATCAGTGCTTTTGAGTCGGCTGGTACAGGTACTATGAACCTCACAGGTATAGATATTGATGGCAACGAAGGAACTGCGGCTGAATTGGATGCTGCTTCGGCCAAAGCGGGAATTGTGGCGGGTTCAGTACGCATGAACTCTAATGACGGCTTCTCTTTTGATGCTGCTGGTGCAACAGGTAACGCGACTATTGGGGTTAAAGAAGATGGAGATTATTCAACCCTGAACTCCACAGCTACTATTGATTTATCGACTCAAGCTGGTGCGCAAAATGCAATTGGTATCTTAGACGGCGCCATTGGTATGATTGACGCACAGCGCTCTGACCTAGGTGCGATGCAAAACCGCTTGAACAGCACCATCAATAACTTGGCCAACACGCGTGAGAACGCCGCCGAAGGTATGAGCCGCATTAAAGACGTCGACTTTGCCGACGAAACGGTAAACCTGACTAAGCAGCAAATCCTGCAGCAGGCTGGTACTTCGATTCTTGCTCAAGCTAAGCAAATCCCACAGGCGGCACTTTCGCTGCTGGGTTAA
- the fliF gene encoding flagellar basal-body MS-ring/collar protein FliF, giving the protein MADTDKNALTTSDENSLEAEEQKSTPFALLGNTDILRQVIIVLALAICLALAVFLLLWGKEPEMRPLGMYNNQELIETLDYLDSQKVEYKIEGNTVLVRADKFSDIQLNLRRSGLQQAPPEGDSILLSDPGFGISQRLERERLNLSRERQLARVIEQFNSVSKAQVLLAIPRENVFVRDKRQPSATVVLNLRRNSTLRQEEVDSIVDTVASAVPEMTPDKVTVTDQNGRLLNSGSQDPLSARNRREFELQQKQEREYRQKIDAILSPVLGLGNYTAEVDVRLDFTRTEQTVKSFNPDLPAVRSEMVMEDTSSGLGALGIPGALTNQPPGESDIPEDASELSAQQQRRNDRSRKEATRNFELDTTISHSQNATGDVRRLTVSVAVDHKEVVSEDGTVTRVPLNEEELTRIDRLLRGGLGFDVSRGDAIEVVAVPFNRPVMDEVTGMPFYQQAWFLHMMRIIGAVIVLVVLLLTLVRPMVRRLLGQEELPPEFDLDGQNALLGSDDLTLLAQQAEQDEGMFGIREGRLQLPDLNKDEDVLSAIRALVANEPDLAAQVIRDWVKADE; this is encoded by the coding sequence ATGGCGGATACCGACAAAAATGCACTAACCACCAGCGATGAAAACTCGTTGGAGGCAGAAGAGCAAAAAAGCACGCCGTTTGCGCTATTGGGCAATACCGATATTTTGCGACAGGTGATTATTGTGTTGGCGCTGGCAATTTGCTTAGCGCTGGCGGTATTTCTGTTGCTGTGGGGCAAAGAGCCCGAAATGCGCCCCTTGGGCATGTACAATAATCAAGAGCTGATTGAAACTCTGGATTATTTAGATAGCCAAAAAGTAGAATATAAAATTGAAGGCAATACCGTTCTGGTGCGTGCCGATAAATTCTCTGATATTCAATTAAATCTGCGCCGCTCTGGTTTGCAGCAAGCCCCGCCTGAGGGTGACTCCATTTTATTATCCGATCCCGGCTTTGGTATTAGTCAGCGCTTAGAGCGTGAGCGACTTAACTTAAGCCGTGAGCGCCAATTAGCACGCGTGATTGAGCAATTTAATAGTGTTAGTAAAGCGCAAGTGCTATTAGCCATTCCTAGAGAAAACGTCTTTGTGCGCGATAAGCGCCAACCCAGTGCCACTGTGGTGCTAAACCTGCGCCGTAACAGTACGCTGCGCCAAGAAGAAGTGGACTCTATTGTAGATACGGTGGCTTCGGCGGTGCCAGAAATGACACCCGATAAAGTTACCGTGACGGATCAAAATGGTCGGCTGTTAAATTCCGGCTCACAAGATCCGTTATCGGCGCGTAACCGTCGAGAATTTGAACTACAACAAAAACAAGAACGTGAATATCGTCAAAAAATCGACGCTATCTTGAGTCCGGTACTAGGGCTTGGTAATTATACCGCCGAAGTGGATGTGCGCTTAGACTTTACTCGCACCGAGCAAACCGTTAAATCTTTTAACCCGGATCTGCCGGCGGTGCGCTCCGAAATGGTCATGGAAGACACCAGCTCTGGCCTAGGCGCGCTGGGTATTCCTGGGGCGCTGACCAATCAACCGCCCGGTGAGTCTGATATTCCAGAAGATGCCAGTGAGCTTAGTGCTCAGCAACAAAGGCGCAACGATCGCTCACGAAAAGAGGCGACCCGTAACTTTGAGCTCGACACCACCATTAGTCATAGCCAAAACGCCACCGGCGATGTGCGCCGCTTAACGGTGTCGGTAGCTGTGGATCATAAAGAAGTCGTGAGTGAAGATGGCACTGTGACGCGGGTGCCCCTTAATGAAGAAGAGCTCACCCGTATTGATCGCTTATTACGCGGTGGCCTTGGCTTTGATGTAAGCCGCGGCGATGCCATTGAAGTGGTAGCCGTGCCTTTTAATCGTCCAGTAATGGATGAAGTCACTGGCATGCCGTTTTATCAGCAAGCGTGGTTTTTACACATGATGCGCATTATAGGTGCGGTGATTGTGTTGGTGGTGTTGCTGCTTACTTTAGTACGACCCATGGTGCGCCGTTTACTGGGCCAAGAAGAGTTACCGCCTGAGTTTGATTTAGATGGCCAAAATGCCTTATTAGGCAGTGATGACTTAACGCTATTGGCACAACAAGCCGAGCAAGATGAGGGCATGTTTGGTATTCGCGAAGGGCGCTTACAATTGCCTGATCTAAATAAAGATGAAGATGTGCTAAGTGCTATTCGCGCCTTGGTCGCTAACGAGCCAGACTTAGCCGCGCAAGTTATTCGAGATTGGGTGAAAGCCGATGAGTAG
- a CDS encoding sigma-54-dependent transcriptional regulator, with protein sequence MTQEVQPEVVDILLVEDDTGLQEALQDTLLLAGFSCTGLDSAEQAIVWLQQHSTKLVITDVQMAGMDGLGLLDWINRRIPGLPVLVMTAYAQVSGAVTAIRAGAVDYLAKPFTPDTLLNLVSRYVVEASPNDGQPIVGDASSVQLLQLAKRVAESGASVMITGPSGTGKEVLARYIHQQSERANAAFIAINCAAIPDNMLEATLFGYEKGAFTGAVQANPGKFEQANGGTLLLDEITEMDLNLQAKLLRVLQEREVERLGGRKTISLDVRVLATSNRDLRQAVREGRFREDLFYRLNVFPLHWPALAKRPGDIVPLAQYLVQRYAQELGRKQVTLTEGAKARLQAWQWPGNVRELGNVIQRALILAQGEQIDAADILLDELLAPLQSLPVTEPSTAINQPTATQPFAASAPEKSDNYTAKAQDLSQELASQEQQIIWQALQAHDGNRQQVAAQLGISPRTLRYKLARMREVGFEI encoded by the coding sequence ATGACTCAAGAAGTGCAGCCAGAAGTGGTTGATATCTTATTAGTAGAAGACGATACCGGCTTGCAAGAAGCGCTGCAAGACACCTTATTGTTGGCAGGGTTTTCTTGCACCGGCCTAGATAGTGCCGAGCAGGCTATTGTGTGGCTGCAACAGCACAGCACCAAGCTGGTGATCACCGATGTGCAAATGGCGGGAATGGATGGCCTTGGCTTATTGGACTGGATAAATCGGCGTATTCCAGGCTTACCGGTATTAGTGATGACGGCGTATGCCCAAGTATCGGGTGCAGTCACTGCTATTCGCGCCGGGGCTGTGGATTATTTAGCTAAGCCTTTTACGCCAGATACCTTATTAAATTTAGTGTCGCGTTATGTGGTGGAAGCCAGCCCCAATGATGGTCAACCCATAGTGGGCGATGCCAGCAGTGTTCAGTTATTACAATTAGCCAAGCGAGTGGCGGAGTCGGGTGCTAGCGTCATGATCACCGGCCCCAGTGGCACCGGTAAAGAAGTGCTAGCGCGCTATATTCATCAACAATCGGAGCGCGCGAATGCCGCTTTTATTGCCATAAATTGTGCGGCTATTCCCGACAATATGTTAGAAGCAACCTTGTTTGGTTATGAAAAAGGTGCCTTTACCGGTGCGGTGCAAGCGAACCCTGGTAAATTTGAGCAGGCGAATGGGGGCACGTTGTTGCTTGATGAAATTACCGAGATGGACTTAAACCTACAGGCAAAATTACTGCGGGTGTTACAAGAGCGAGAAGTAGAGCGCTTAGGCGGGCGAAAAACCATTAGCTTAGATGTGCGCGTGTTAGCCACCAGTAACCGTGATTTGCGCCAAGCGGTGCGCGAGGGGCGCTTTAGAGAAGACTTATTTTATCGATTAAATGTGTTTCCGCTGCATTGGCCAGCCTTGGCCAAGCGCCCCGGAGACATAGTGCCCTTGGCACAGTATTTAGTGCAGCGCTATGCCCAAGAGCTTGGGCGCAAGCAAGTTACCTTAACCGAGGGCGCCAAGGCACGATTACAAGCGTGGCAGTGGCCAGGTAATGTGCGTGAATTAGGTAACGTTATTCAGCGGGCATTAATTTTAGCGCAAGGAGAGCAAATAGATGCAGCAGATATTTTACTGGATGAATTATTAGCGCCACTGCAATCGCTGCCTGTAACTGAGCCCTCAACTGCTATAAATCAGCCCACAGCTACTCAGCCTTTTGCAGCCAGTGCGCCGGAGAAAAGTGACAATTACACTGCAAAAGCACAGGACTTAAGCCAAGAGTTGGCCAGCCAAGAGCAACAAATTATTTGGCAGGCATTGCAAGCTCATGACGGTAATCGCCAACAAGTAGCCGCGCAATTAGGTATTAGCCCGCGCACCTTGCGCTATAAACTGGCGCGGATGCGTGAAGTAGGTTTTGAGATTTAG
- a CDS encoding polysaccharide biosynthesis protein, whose protein sequence is MVGGEIYVKKIPSMKMTDLAAAIAPEAKLEVVGIRPGEKLHEQMVSQEDAYTTYEYSEHYKILPCINGWATCLKRIKDGIKVPEGFVYASDTNDQWMKVSELREWITNNNHHIGKF, encoded by the coding sequence ATGGTAGGCGGTGAAATTTACGTTAAAAAAATTCCCTCCATGAAGATGACGGATCTCGCCGCCGCCATCGCCCCCGAGGCTAAGCTAGAGGTAGTTGGCATTCGCCCTGGCGAAAAGCTACACGAACAAATGGTAAGCCAAGAAGATGCTTATACTACCTACGAATATTCGGAGCATTACAAGATCCTACCCTGCATTAATGGCTGGGCAACTTGTCTTAAGCGTATTAAAGACGGCATAAAAGTGCCTGAAGGCTTCGTCTATGCTAGCGATACTAATGATCAGTGGATGAAGGTAAGCGAACTACGAGAGTGGATTACTAATAACAATCATCATATTGGGAAGTTTTAA
- a CDS encoding sensor histidine kinase, translating to MPVDLVPDTAIMTSLVNAMPSGVVWLDGRGKVMLVNPAAQTMLGDPLLYQPWSSVIARAFAPQPDDGLQVSLKNGRRIQLAIAHVEGQPGQLIQLTDLTPTRAWVEQQSHAQRLAALGQMAATLAHQIRTPLSAAMLYGANLAAPQLSEQQRNQFQQRLVARLNDIERQISDILLFARPEQAPLADTVSISELLSQCVEAAGHVLALKISLKDHVLSEGLANSQVLGNLHALKGIVLNLLENAVEAGASQVQLQLLTAPNNELEIRLQDNGKGMAAELIKRIFTPFFTTRTQGTGLGLAAVAAVMHAHQGRVSVQSTLGKGTCFSLWLPKKVKS from the coding sequence ATGCCTGTGGATCTGGTGCCAGATACCGCCATTATGACTTCGTTAGTTAACGCCATGCCCAGCGGCGTGGTGTGGTTAGACGGGCGCGGTAAGGTCATGCTGGTTAATCCTGCAGCACAAACTATGTTAGGGGACCCCCTGCTTTACCAACCTTGGTCTAGCGTTATTGCTCGTGCCTTTGCGCCCCAACCTGATGATGGCCTGCAAGTCTCTTTAAAAAACGGACGGCGCATTCAGCTGGCAATTGCTCATGTAGAAGGCCAGCCCGGCCAGCTTATTCAGTTAACAGACTTAACGCCCACCCGCGCTTGGGTGGAGCAGCAAAGCCATGCCCAGCGCTTAGCCGCCCTTGGCCAAATGGCCGCCACCCTTGCCCATCAAATTCGTACCCCACTTTCTGCGGCTATGCTCTATGGCGCTAATTTAGCGGCGCCGCAGTTATCTGAGCAACAGCGTAACCAATTTCAACAGCGCTTAGTGGCGAGGCTAAATGATATTGAGCGCCAAATTAGTGACATTTTATTATTTGCCCGCCCTGAACAAGCGCCGTTAGCCGATACCGTCAGTATTAGTGAATTATTAAGCCAATGCGTGGAGGCGGCGGGGCATGTATTAGCGCTAAAAATATCGCTAAAAGACCATGTGCTTAGTGAAGGCTTAGCTAATAGCCAAGTGCTCGGTAATTTGCATGCCTTAAAAGGCATAGTGCTTAATTTATTAGAAAACGCCGTGGAGGCAGGAGCTAGCCAAGTGCAGCTGCAATTATTAACTGCACCTAATAATGAGCTAGAAATTCGCCTGCAAGATAATGGTAAAGGTATGGCGGCTGAGCTGATTAAGCGTATTTTTACGCCATTTTTTACTACCCGCACTCAGGGTACCGGCCTTGGCTTAGCTGCGGTGGCGGCAGTCATGCATGCCCACCAAGGGCGAGTATCGGTGCAATCAACGCTAGGTAAAGGGACTTGCTTTAGTTTGTGGCTACCTAAAAAGGTTAAAAGTTAA
- a CDS encoding flagellar protein FlaG: MMDTLPLPAKAPILASDMSAKQQQVAITQPIGSEATQTVQAVQALDKSGANNSTIHEQKAEQAKTLNGEQLEELAKQMDKFVGSFTHELKFRVDEDSGRNVVTVIDSKSGDTIRQIPTEELLDVIARLAEASSGLINVKA; the protein is encoded by the coding sequence ATGATGGACACACTTCCTTTACCCGCTAAAGCCCCGATTTTAGCCTCAGATATGAGCGCTAAACAGCAACAAGTCGCAATCACTCAGCCGATAGGTAGTGAAGCTACGCAAACGGTGCAAGCCGTGCAGGCGCTAGATAAAAGCGGTGCTAATAACTCGACCATTCACGAGCAAAAAGCGGAGCAGGCCAAGACGCTCAATGGTGAGCAGCTTGAAGAGTTAGCTAAGCAAATGGATAAATTTGTCGGTAGCTTCACTCATGAGCTTAAGTTTCGCGTAGATGAAGACTCTGGCCGTAATGTAGTAACCGTAATCGACAGCAAGAGTGGTGATACTATTCGCCAAATTCCTACCGAAGAGCTGTTAGACGTGATTGCTCGCTTAGCCGAGGCCAGCAGTGGCTTGATTAATGTTAAAGCTTAG
- a CDS encoding IS3 family transposase (programmed frameshift), protein MTTRPKRNFTPEFRLEAAQLVIDQNYTVRQAAEAMSVGYSTMDTWARQLRKERNGETSKATPMTPDQLRIRELEKRIREIEMEKDILKKGYRSLDVRLPEQFSLIEKLKTSYPVSKLCQVFGVHRSSFKYWQQRSQKPVCAKHIEEIAKVKELFRESGKSAGARSIAQMATTQAVPLSRYRAGRLMKKLGLVSCQIREHRYKKASNEHVETPNELARQFNVEVPNGVWCGDVTYIWSGNRWAYLAVVLDLFARKPIGWAISLSPDSKLTSSALKMAYESRGRPKGVMFHSDQGCHYTSRQFRQTLWQCQIKPSMSRRGNCWDNAPMERFFRSLKVEWVPTYGYQSLSEAQHHIVKYLIGYYSQLRPHQHNGGISPNQAEVDYWINYKSVATFT, encoded by the exons ATGACAACAAGACCAAAACGTAATTTTACTCCTGAATTCCGACTCGAAGCGGCACAGTTAGTGATCGACCAGAACTATACGGTTCGTCAGGCGGCTGAGGCGATGAGTGTCGGCTATTCAACGATGGATACATGGGCTCGCCAGCTGCGCAAAGAGCGCAACGGTGAGACATCAAAAGCCACACCCATGACGCCCGATCAACTCAGAATTCGTGAACTGGAAAAGCGTATTCGTGAAATTGAGATGGAGAAAGACATCCTAAAAAAGG GCTACCGCTCTCTTGATGTCCGACTCCCTGAACAGTTCTCGCTAATTGAGAAACTCAAGACGAGCTATCCAGTCAGCAAACTATGCCAAGTGTTTGGTGTCCATCGCAGCAGCTTTAAATATTGGCAACAACGTTCACAAAAGCCAGTATGCGCCAAACATATTGAAGAAATAGCGAAGGTTAAAGAACTGTTTCGGGAAAGCGGAAAGTCGGCAGGCGCACGAAGTATTGCCCAAATGGCCACGACCCAAGCTGTTCCCTTAAGCCGCTATCGCGCAGGTCGTCTGATGAAAAAGCTCGGGTTGGTGAGTTGTCAGATCCGGGAGCACAGATATAAGAAAGCGAGCAATGAACATGTTGAAACCCCTAATGAGCTAGCTCGGCAGTTTAATGTTGAAGTTCCTAATGGTGTCTGGTGCGGTGACGTGACTTATATCTGGTCGGGCAATCGCTGGGCTTATTTAGCCGTGGTGCTGGACCTATTTGCTCGTAAACCTATTGGCTGGGCGATATCGCTCTCGCCGGATAGCAAGCTGACCAGTAGCGCATTGAAAATGGCTTATGAAAGTCGGGGGCGGCCTAAAGGTGTGATGTTTCATAGTGATCAGGGCTGTCATTACACAAGCCGACAGTTTCGGCAGACGTTGTGGCAGTGCCAAATAAAACCGAGCATGAGTCGACGTGGAAACTGCTGGGACAATGCTCCCATGGAGCGTTTCTTTAGAAGCTTAAAAGTTGAATGGGTGCCGACTTATGGCTATCAGTCATTATCTGAAGCACAGCATCACATCGTGAAATATTTAATCGGTTATTACAGTCAATTGAGACCCCATCAGCACAATGGTGGTATCAGTCCAAATCAGGCTGAAGTAGATTATTGGATTAACTATAAATCGGTGGCTACTTTTACTTGA
- a CDS encoding sigma-54 dependent transcriptional regulator, whose product MSFNGCVLIMDHNQERRLRLESILSFMQVEWRSGSRAEDKNWLQSQPQSMTVLVGETDVPLSELLDAFPHHAFISLVDTVCSQDNLLGTLASLTYDELTSLLLQARNWQPVLISSDQDCRLHDLLIGESEAMTEVKNLIRQVANKPANVLLLGESGTGKEVIARAIHLLSLQSSGPFVPINCGAIPAELLESELFGHEKGAFTGAVTARKGRFELAEGGTLFLDEIGDMPLPMQVKLLRVLQERTFERVGGTRSITAKVRVIAATHRDLEQMIYEQRFREDLYYRLNVFPIEAPALSQRQEDIPLLLNELISRHRITHNAEISFSPAAIDSLKQWHWPGNVRELSNLVERMFILCPNQMVELADLPAKYRAASEGSLMIRSFDELDERDALSAMFQSEPEGVAENEADFFNFQGLDDDEEEASFMAPTLSADGVNLKDMLANIEMDMISQSLEVNDGVVARAAEHLGMRRTTLVEKMKKYGITK is encoded by the coding sequence ATGAGCTTTAATGGCTGCGTTTTGATCATGGATCACAATCAGGAGCGACGCTTAAGGCTGGAGTCCATCTTGTCGTTTATGCAGGTGGAGTGGCGCAGTGGCAGCCGAGCGGAAGATAAAAACTGGTTACAAAGCCAGCCGCAAAGCATGACGGTATTAGTCGGTGAGACCGATGTGCCTTTAAGTGAGTTATTAGACGCTTTTCCTCATCATGCTTTTATTAGCTTGGTAGACACGGTTTGTAGCCAAGACAACTTGCTCGGCACCTTAGCTTCACTAACTTATGATGAGCTCACCTCTTTACTGCTACAAGCGAGAAATTGGCAGCCGGTACTCATTTCCAGTGATCAAGATTGCCGCTTACACGACTTGCTAATTGGTGAGAGTGAGGCCATGACCGAGGTAAAAAACCTGATCCGTCAAGTGGCCAATAAGCCGGCCAACGTCTTGTTATTAGGGGAGTCGGGTACCGGTAAAGAGGTGATTGCACGCGCCATCCATTTATTGTCTTTGCAATCATCGGGCCCTTTTGTACCCATTAACTGCGGCGCTATTCCGGCGGAGCTGTTAGAAAGCGAATTATTTGGTCATGAGAAGGGCGCGTTTACCGGTGCGGTAACGGCGCGTAAAGGGCGCTTTGAGTTAGCTGAGGGCGGCACGCTGTTTTTAGATGAAATTGGCGATATGCCACTGCCGATGCAAGTAAAGTTATTGCGTGTATTACAAGAGCGTACTTTTGAACGTGTCGGCGGCACTCGTTCTATTACTGCTAAGGTGCGCGTGATTGCCGCCACCCATCGCGATTTAGAGCAAATGATTTATGAGCAGCGCTTTCGTGAAGACTTATATTATCGCTTAAACGTGTTCCCGATTGAGGCACCGGCGTTAAGCCAGCGCCAAGAAGACATTCCGCTATTGCTTAATGAGCTAATTAGTCGCCACCGTATTACTCATAATGCTGAAATCTCGTTTTCACCGGCGGCCATAGATTCACTAAAGCAATGGCACTGGCCAGGAAATGTGCGCGAGTTATCTAATTTGGTAGAGCGGATGTTTATTTTATGTCCTAACCAAATGGTGGAGCTTGCCGACTTACCGGCTAAATATCGCGCTGCTAGTGAAGGCTCGTTAATGATCCGCTCCTTTGATGAGCTGGATGAACGTGATGCGCTATCAGCCATGTTTCAATCTGAGCCAGAGGGTGTGGCAGAAAACGAAGCAGATTTTTTTAATTTTCAGGGCTTAGATGATGACGAAGAAGAGGCGAGTTTTATGGCGCCGACTCTCTCTGCTGATGGCGTAAATTTAAAAGATATGTTAGCTAATATAGAAATGGACATGATCAGCCAATCTTTAGAAGTGAATGATGGCGTGGTGGCCCGCGCCGCCGAGCATCTTGGCATGCGCCGCACTACCTTAGTAGAGAAGATGAAAAAATACGGCATTACCAAATGA